In Janthinobacterium sp. 67, a genomic segment contains:
- the apaG gene encoding Co2+/Mg2+ efflux protein ApaG, with protein sequence MATYEFTVTVKTQYLPEQSAPDQGRHVFSYTIRVVNTGTAGAQLISRHWVITDANNKVEEVRGLGAVGHQPLLQPGEQFEYTSGTMLGTPQGSMHGEYFCVAEDGHRFEAPIPEFVLSVPRTLH encoded by the coding sequence GTAACGGTCAAGACGCAATACCTGCCCGAGCAATCGGCACCGGACCAGGGGCGGCACGTGTTCAGCTACACGATCCGCGTCGTCAACACGGGCACGGCTGGCGCGCAGCTGATTTCGCGCCACTGGGTCATCACGGATGCGAACAACAAAGTGGAAGAGGTGCGCGGCCTGGGCGCCGTCGGCCACCAGCCGCTGCTGCAGCCGGGCGAGCAGTTCGAATACACGAGCGGTACCATGCTGGGCACGCCGCAAGGCTCGATGCACGGCGAGTATTTCTGCGTGGCCGAAGATGGCCATCGGTTCGAAGCGCCGATTCCCGAGTTCGTGCTGTCCGTGCCGCGCACCCTGCATTGA
- the mltA gene encoding murein transglycosylase A: protein MSACTTPPAEPVAATGKAPPIAPTVVRPVPAKPADAKDAADVAAPTFVPAKFAALPGWARDDMRAAWPAFMASCGVLVKRPDWKESCTIARQVNADSDKAIRLFFETFFVPNQVITADGASTGLVTGYYEPLLHGARKRGGPYQTPLYKVPDDLVSVDLSGVYPELKNMRLRGKLVGKKVVPYATRADIERATSVTGKELLWVDDEVEAFFLQVQGSGRVQLTDTQETVRVAYADQNGHPYKSIGRYLVDKGELTLSQASAQGIKAWIAGHPTRKDELFNANPSYVFFKEERLPDPKVGPKGALGVPLTPQRSVAIDSRFLPLGAPVFLATTQANSEIPMQRLVMAQDTGGAIRGPIRVDYFFGFGAEAAENAGRMKQSGAVWVLLPKQAPAR, encoded by the coding sequence TTGTCCGCCTGTACCACGCCGCCGGCGGAGCCGGTCGCCGCGACTGGCAAGGCGCCGCCCATCGCCCCGACCGTCGTCAGGCCGGTTCCGGCCAAGCCTGCCGACGCCAAGGATGCCGCGGATGTGGCGGCGCCCACCTTCGTGCCCGCCAAGTTTGCCGCCTTGCCAGGCTGGGCACGCGATGACATGCGCGCCGCCTGGCCCGCCTTCATGGCCTCGTGCGGCGTGCTGGTGAAACGTCCGGACTGGAAGGAATCGTGCACGATCGCGCGCCAGGTGAATGCCGATAGCGACAAGGCCATCCGCCTGTTCTTCGAGACCTTCTTCGTGCCCAATCAAGTCATCACGGCCGATGGCGCCAGCACCGGCCTCGTGACCGGCTATTACGAACCGCTGCTGCACGGTGCGCGCAAGCGGGGCGGTCCATACCAGACACCGCTGTACAAGGTGCCCGACGACCTCGTCTCGGTGGATTTGTCCGGCGTGTATCCGGAACTGAAAAACATGCGCTTGCGTGGCAAGCTGGTCGGCAAGAAGGTGGTGCCGTACGCGACGCGCGCCGACATCGAACGCGCCACGTCCGTCACGGGCAAGGAATTGCTGTGGGTGGATGACGAAGTCGAGGCCTTCTTCCTGCAAGTGCAGGGATCCGGGCGCGTGCAGCTGACCGATACGCAGGAAACCGTGCGCGTGGCGTATGCGGACCAGAACGGCCATCCGTACAAATCGATCGGCCGCTACCTGGTCGACAAGGGCGAACTGACCCTGAGCCAGGCGTCCGCGCAAGGCATCAAGGCGTGGATCGCTGGCCATCCCACGCGCAAGGATGAGTTGTTCAACGCCAATCCCAGCTATGTGTTCTTCAAGGAAGAGCGCCTGCCCGACCCGAAAGTGGGGCCGAAGGGTGCGCTGGGCGTGCCGCTGACGCCGCAGCGCTCGGTGGCCATCGATTCGCGCTTTTTGCCGCTGGGCGCACCCGTGTTTTTGGCCACCACGCAAGCCAATAGCGAGATTCCCATGCAGCGCCTGGTGATGGCGCAGGATACGGGCGGCGCCATTCGCGGGCCTATCCGTGTCGATTATTTCTTTGGCTTTGGCGCGGAAGCGGCCGAGAATGCGGGCCGCATGAAGCAGAGCGGCGCCGTGTGGGTGTTGTTGCCGAAGCAGGCGCCGGCGCGCTAG
- a CDS encoding universal stress protein: MFNTILFPTDGSPLSDKAAETALAFAQLNKAKLVAISVVQPFPFSPMADGGIVLDASLYEQQMQEASQRAIDKIGAAARAAGVPFEGVVAVSPSPHDEIVNAAQTYHCDIILMASHGRKGLNKLFVGSETQKVLAHTHLPVMVLR, from the coding sequence ATGTTTAACACCATCTTATTTCCCACCGACGGCTCGCCGTTGTCCGACAAAGCCGCCGAGACCGCCCTCGCCTTCGCCCAATTGAACAAGGCCAAGCTGGTCGCCATCAGCGTGGTGCAACCGTTCCCGTTCTCGCCGATGGCGGACGGCGGCATCGTGCTCGACGCCAGCCTGTATGAACAGCAGATGCAGGAAGCGTCGCAACGCGCCATCGACAAGATCGGCGCAGCGGCGCGCGCCGCCGGCGTGCCTTTCGAAGGCGTGGTCGCCGTGTCGCCGAGCCCGCACGATGAAATCGTCAATGCGGCGCAGACCTACCATTGCGACATCATCCTGATGGCCTCGCATGGCCGCAAGGGTTTGAACAAGCTGTTCGTGGGCAGCGAAACGCAAAAAGTGCTGGCCCACACCCATTTACCCGTGATGGTCTTGCGCTAA
- a CDS encoding MFS transporter, whose product MSPIFFIEQHIFSSFFQYCARYLRGDGSAASVNFRRLWFSNGLNCFGAQITSLALPLCAVLLLHATPEQMGVLVALQALPFALFGLPVGVLLDRRSKHPIMLFSESMSGLALASVAVAYWCGVLSMPWLYIVGFIIGTGFVVGGGAEQVFLTFLVGRDGLIDAQSKFAATESASRLIGPGLAGVLVQVLSAPVAILCTACGYLVSVFNLRAMSVRDPRPAPSSKHALRDIADGLLFVWREPLLRALAWGAGIWHFLFYASMALTVLFATRDLGMSPGVLGMTQMLGGAGVLLSAFIVKPLTRRYGTGRTILIGLASTSVCFALTPTIPAALFGSAAASAVAYAVLMFFFDCGVMLFFIPYLGLRQKVTPDPMLGRMTSTMRFLTVATAPLGALAAGWVAEHFGVRNGLACIAAGSIVLTVAMVWGTPLRRVRT is encoded by the coding sequence GTGAGCCCGATCTTTTTTATCGAGCAGCATATTTTTTCTTCCTTCTTCCAGTATTGCGCCCGTTACCTGCGCGGCGACGGCAGCGCCGCCAGCGTCAATTTTCGCCGCCTGTGGTTCAGCAACGGCCTCAATTGCTTCGGCGCCCAGATCACCTCGCTGGCCCTGCCCCTGTGCGCGGTGCTCTTGCTGCATGCGACGCCGGAACAGATGGGCGTGCTGGTCGCGCTGCAGGCGCTGCCGTTCGCCCTCTTCGGCTTGCCCGTCGGCGTGCTGCTGGACCGGCGCAGCAAGCACCCGATCATGCTGTTCAGCGAAAGCATGTCGGGCCTGGCCCTGGCCAGCGTGGCCGTGGCCTACTGGTGCGGCGTGCTGTCGATGCCATGGTTATATATAGTGGGCTTCATCATCGGCACGGGCTTCGTCGTCGGTGGCGGCGCCGAACAGGTGTTTCTGACCTTCCTCGTGGGCCGCGACGGCTTGATCGATGCGCAATCGAAATTTGCCGCCACCGAATCGGCTTCGCGCCTGATCGGTCCCGGCCTGGCCGGCGTGCTCGTGCAAGTGCTGTCGGCGCCCGTCGCCATCCTGTGCACGGCGTGCGGCTATCTGGTTTCCGTCTTCAATCTGCGCGCCATGAGCGTGCGCGACCCGCGCCCCGCGCCGTCAAGCAAGCACGCTTTGCGCGACATCGCCGACGGCTTGCTGTTCGTCTGGCGCGAACCGCTGCTGCGCGCGCTGGCCTGGGGCGCCGGCATCTGGCATTTCCTGTTTTACGCCAGCATGGCCTTGACGGTACTGTTCGCCACGCGCGACCTGGGCATGAGCCCCGGCGTGTTGGGCATGACGCAAATGCTCGGCGGCGCCGGCGTCCTGCTCAGCGCTTTCATTGTCAAGCCGTTGACCAGGCGCTATGGCACGGGCCGCACCATCCTCATCGGCTTGGCCTCCACGTCCGTGTGTTTTGCCCTGACGCCGACGATTCCCGCCGCGCTGTTCGGTAGCGCAGCGGCCAGCGCCGTCGCCTATGCCGTTCTGATGTTCTTTTTCGATTGCGGCGTGATGCTGTTCTTTATTCCCTACCTGGGCTTGCGCCAGAAGGTTACGCCCGACCCCATGCTGGGCCGCATGACGTCGACCATGCGCTTCCTGACGGTGGCCACGGCGCCGCTGGGCGCGCTGGCCGCCGGCTGGGTAGCAGAACATTTTGGCGTGCGCAATGGCCTCGCTTGCATCGCGGCAGGCAGCATCGTGTTGACGGTGGCCATGGTGTGGGGCACGCCGCTGCGTAGAGTGCGCACCTGA
- a CDS encoding enoyl-CoA hydratase: MQYEDLIIDIQDKVAVIRLNRPKALNALNENMMNELGDALLKFDADDNIGCIVLTGSEKAFAAGADIAAMADYTYPDTYTQGYISRNWEHILRVRKPVVGAVAGYALGGGCELAMMCDFLIAADSAKFGQPEIKVGVTPGAGGTQRLPRAIGKAKAMDLLLTARTIDAAEAERIGLVSRVVPADKLLEETLAAAKTIAAMPTSVAMMIKDCVNRAFETTLTDGVAYERRLFQAAFGTPAQKEGMHAFLEKRLPNFDGL, encoded by the coding sequence ATGCAATACGAAGACCTGATCATCGACATCCAGGACAAAGTGGCGGTCATCCGCCTGAACCGCCCCAAGGCGCTCAATGCATTGAATGAGAACATGATGAATGAGCTGGGCGACGCCTTGCTGAAGTTCGATGCGGATGATAATATCGGCTGCATCGTACTCACGGGCAGCGAAAAAGCGTTTGCCGCCGGTGCCGACATCGCCGCCATGGCCGACTATACCTATCCAGACACCTATACCCAGGGCTACATCAGCCGCAACTGGGAGCATATCCTGCGCGTGCGCAAACCCGTGGTGGGCGCGGTGGCCGGCTATGCGCTCGGTGGCGGTTGCGAACTGGCCATGATGTGCGATTTCCTGATCGCCGCCGACAGCGCCAAGTTCGGCCAGCCGGAAATCAAGGTTGGCGTCACGCCGGGCGCGGGCGGTACGCAGCGTTTGCCGCGCGCCATTGGCAAGGCCAAGGCCATGGACCTGCTGCTGACGGCGCGCACCATCGATGCCGCCGAGGCGGAACGCATCGGCCTCGTGTCGCGCGTGGTGCCGGCCGATAAATTGCTGGAAGAAACCCTGGCCGCCGCCAAGACCATCGCCGCCATGCCGACCTCGGTTGCCATGATGATCAAGGATTGCGTCAACCGCGCCTTTGAAACCACCTTGACCGATGGCGTCGCCTACGAGCGCCGCTTGTTCCAGGCTGCTTTCGGTACGCCTGCACAAAAAGAAGGCATGCATGCTTTCCTGGAAAAGCGCTTGCCAAACTTCGACGGTCTTTGA
- a CDS encoding DUF1840 domain-containing protein, translating into MLISFKSKSSPEVLMYQEHAQRILDILHKNPTRGVITPAEAGDALALLEKEVAESKLHPENDIEHDVHTPETLEDGETGAHARAQKVHFSQRAYPLMEMLRSAKAENESITWGI; encoded by the coding sequence ATGTTGATCTCATTCAAATCCAAATCCTCCCCTGAAGTGCTGATGTATCAGGAACATGCCCAGCGTATCCTCGACATCCTGCACAAGAACCCCACGCGCGGCGTCATCACGCCAGCCGAAGCGGGCGATGCCCTGGCCTTGCTGGAAAAAGAGGTCGCGGAAAGTAAATTGCATCCGGAAAATGACATCGAACACGATGTGCATACTCCGGAAACGCTGGAAGATGGCGAAACGGGCGCCCACGCGCGCGCGCAAAAAGTGCATTTTTCACAGCGCGCCTATCCCTTGATGGAAATGCTGCGCTCGGCCAAGGCGGAAAATGAAAGTATCACCTGGGGCATCTGA